The genomic DNA GTGTTCGCCGTGGCTGGGACCGCATCTTCCATGACCTGTGGCACTGTGCGGTAACAAACCTGGCCGACGAGGCGTTGAAATTGAAACCTTCATGAAGATCGTCGGGTATTCCTCTGTAGACATCCGCAACACGTGCTTCCCCACGGATCTGTCACTTCTGGATAATGAGATAGGAAAAGAGTTGGTGCCGAAGCCGGGATAGTAAAGGTGGGAATCGTTGAAGCCTTTGATGGAAGCGGCGATTCCTGCCTATCCCCTTGATACACTAGGACCATGTTCTTGTTTCTCTTTGTCTGTCTCTGGTACGGTTCGGCTCGATCTGTCGCTAAAAGTAACACCCTAATAACACCTGGCAGAAGACCTCCCCGGCATGTTCCGGCAGCTAAGGGTGGCCTTTGGAGTCCTCTAGCGCTAGTCATTTATCCTTCGCGGTTCACCTGGACTACCCCCAGCCTTCCAAAACGAATCGCACGCCAAAAAGGAACCCACCAAAAAGGAAACCACCAACTGGCTTCACCGCCTACTACTAAAACAATGGCGATGGAGAGGTAACCTGTCTAGGCGGCCTAGGGCTGCAGCGGTATGCTAAGTGGGCGTTCGCGAAGAACTCCTTTCGGGATGACACTGCAGAATTTTGAACTGGCAAGTCGCTACTTATAACGATTTTCTATGCATCCGTAATAATGAAGGTGTATGCTTGGCCCAGTTTAATACCCTCAAATCCATAAAAGGTTTATCAGTTGATCAAGGATGCCGAGCTTTTCATAGGGTTAGTTGGTGCGGTTGGTTCTGAATTGGATCAAGTCGTGTCTGCACTTGAACATGCCCTACAGTTAGTAAGCTACAAGTGCAGAACGATCAACGTTATAGAGCAGCTTCGAGAATTTAGAGAATATGCCCCTGACCTCTCAGATGCAAAATCGCTGTATGACCGATACATGTGTCGAATGGATGCCGGTGATTGTTTTCGCCGATCCACTGAATTGGGCGATGCATTGGCAAGACTCTCAATTAGTTCAATAAGAAGGACGCAGCGAGCACCACATAGTAAACAAAATGATCCAGCAGAACCTATACCAAGAACTGCATATATTCTACGATCCCTCAAACATCCAGACGAAGTTGATTTTTTGCGGAAGGTTTACGGACCAAACTTTTACCTGATTGCAGCCTATACACCAAGGGATCTCAGGGTTGCACGCCTCCGAACTCGTATTGCTTCATCAAGTCATGATAGCCAAACTGATCAATATAGGGTCGATGCTGAAAAGCTTGTTTCTCGCGATATGGATGATAGGGACAATAGGTACGGTCAAAAGGTAGGGTCAACATTCCCCAAAGCTGACTGTTTTATCAATGCTCAGGCAGGCGCTGACATTGATGGAGAAACTAAGCGTTTCGTCGAGCTTCTGTTCGGGAATACATTTCGGACTCCTACTTACCACGAATTTGGGATGTTTCATGCTCAGGCCGCTGCTTTGCGCTCATCAGCCCTCGGTCGGCAAGTTGGTGCCGCTATCATGACTCCGAACCGAGATGTCATCGCGATTGGAACTAATGAAGTTCCGAAATATGGTGGCGGACAATACTGGGAAGGAGACAACAATGACACCCGAGACTTCCATCTTGGGGAAGACAGCAGCGACACAAAGAAACGAGAAGCACTTGCTGAATTGTTTCATAGGTTAAAAGAAAACAAATGGTTCACATCAGAAAAATCAGATGGATACTCCGTTGAAAAGATGGTCGAGCATGCACTCCCAGTACTAAAAGGTACCCGATTGGTTAATCTTACAGAGTTCGGCAGAGTAGTTCATGCTGAAATGGCTGCACTTCTTGATGCTTCTAGAAGGGGTGCTTCTGTACAAAACTCGACAATGTACACTACGACTTTCCCATGCCATAACTGCGCTCGACACATTGTAGCGGCTGGAATTAGAGAAGTTATCTACATCGAACCATATCCGAAAACACTGGCCGCAGATTTTCATCCTGACTCTATAGCCGTTGATACCCCTGGACCAACTACAGCTCAGGTTCACTTCCGTCCGTTCGTAGGGGTTGCTCCAAGGCTGTATATGCAACTATTCGAAATGTGCCTTAGGAAAGATGCCCACGGCAAAGTACTCAAGTGGAAGAACATAGATGCAAATCCCAGACTTGCATTGTCTGCTAATTTCTATATAACTACTGAGGTAGCGGAAGTGAGCAACCTTTATGAAAAGACGGGTCGTTTAGGTCTGACTCCATGCTAAATAATCAGCATCGTTATTATATAGTTCACTGCCATAATGGAGGCCTATCATGGAAGCTGGCTGGCTAAGGCAAGAAATAGAGAATGTCCAGCGTGAGGTCAGAGACTGGCCGGAATGGAAAAAGGGAACAGCAAGCGATGACCGATTGGAAGTGAAAGAGACATCCTTGAGAGAAAGTGATGACCAGCATCAACAACGGACTTAATAGTAAAT from Nitrospira sp. includes the following:
- a CDS encoding deoxycytidylate deaminase-related protein, which gives rise to MSALEHALQLVSYKCRTINVIEQLREFREYAPDLSDAKSLYDRYMCRMDAGDCFRRSTELGDALARLSISSIRRTQRAPHSKQNDPAEPIPRTAYILRSLKHPDEVDFLRKVYGPNFYLIAAYTPRDLRVARLRTRIASSSHDSQTDQYRVDAEKLVSRDMDDRDNRYGQKVGSTFPKADCFINAQAGADIDGETKRFVELLFGNTFRTPTYHEFGMFHAQAAALRSSALGRQVGAAIMTPNRDVIAIGTNEVPKYGGGQYWEGDNNDTRDFHLGEDSSDTKKREALAELFHRLKENKWFTSEKSDGYSVEKMVEHALPVLKGTRLVNLTEFGRVVHAEMAALLDASRRGASVQNSTMYTTTFPCHNCARHIVAAGIREVIYIEPYPKTLAADFHPDSIAVDTPGPTTAQVHFRPFVGVAPRLYMQLFEMCLRKDAHGKVLKWKNIDANPRLALSANFYITTEVAEVSNLYEKTGRLGLTPC